Proteins from a genomic interval of Nerophis lumbriciformis linkage group LG01, RoL_Nlum_v2.1, whole genome shotgun sequence:
- the fitm2 gene encoding acyl-coenzyme A diphosphatase FITM2 — protein sequence MAAVDVVVGNLVTLWRIPAVRQKFPWMFLLISVVGSMLKEFQVIPQTYFSSSRNVLNVYFVKVSWGWTLLLLTPFLLLSNTAFSRNVLFLVRRLLSLAVATALWYVCTETFFYIEDVTGSCFKADSMDNVSLEYTSKAACRRAGLHWHGYDISGHSFILTYSALFIVEETAPMASLRTESLSVLPRMVLNFLYVALNLIVIIWLWMFICTAVYFHDLSHKVLGTVTGLLAWYLTYRLWYLHPLSPGLPPQRHMKEKKQNT from the exons ATGGCGGCGGTGGACGTCGTCGTGGGCAACTTGGTGACTCTTTGGAGGATACCAGCCGTCCGACAGAAATTCCCTTGGATGTTTTTGCTCATTTCGGTCGTGGGTTCCATGCTCAAAGAGTTCCAGGTCATCCCGCAGACGTATTTCAGCAGCAGCAGAAATGTCCTGAATGT GTATTTTGTCAAAGTGTCCTGGGGTTGGACACTGCTGCTCCTGACTCCCTTCCTCCTCCTGTCCAACACCGCATTCAGCAGAAACGTGCTCTTCCTCGTCCGAAGGCTCCTCTCTCTGGCAGTGGCGACGGCTTTGTGGTACGTTTGCACCGAAACGTTCTTCTACATCGAGGACGTGACCGGCTCGTGTTTTAAAGCGGACTCCATGGACAACGTCAGTCTAGAGTACACCTCCAAAGCcgcctgcaggcgcgctggcttGCACTGGCATGGCTACGACATCTCTGGACACTCTTTCATCCTGACTTATTCTGCGCTGTTCATTGTGGAGGAAACCGCACCCATGGCCTCTCTGAGGACCGAGAGTTTGTCAGTGCTCCCAAGGATGGTTCTAAACTTTCTCTATGTGGCACTAAACCTTATCGTAATTATATGGCTGTGGATGTTTATCTGCACCGCTGTTTACTTTCACGACCTATCTCACAAGGTGCTCGGTACTGTAACTGGACTGCTGGCGTGGTATCTGACATATCGGCTTTGGTATCTTCACCCTTTATCTCCAGGACTCCCCCCTCAACGCCACATGAAAGAAAAGAAACAAAACACTTAG